The following are encoded together in the Osmerus eperlanus chromosome 18, fOsmEpe2.1, whole genome shotgun sequence genome:
- the LOC134038479 gene encoding L antigen family member 3-like codes for MADSFNRHKSVKLEFALDVPFPSAREASIALQSLSPDREPRKGGISKQLEVSESTLSVRWTADEARILRVSVGSFLDHLSLVIETMDAFGPPV; via the exons ATGGCGGATTCCTTCAACAGGCACAAGTCAGTCAAACTGGAATT TGCCCTAGACGTTCCTTTCCCGTCAGCGAGAGAGGCTTCCATAGCTCTTCAGTCTCTGTCCCCGGACCGTGAGCCCAGGAAAGGTGGTATTAGCAAGCAGCTTGAAGTGTCTGAAAGCACGCTATCTGT GAGGTGGACTGCAGACGAGGCCCGTATACTGCGTGTGTCCGTGGGGTCATTTCTGGACCACCTGTCTCTTGTTATAGAAACCATGGACGCCTTTGGACCCCCAGTTTAA
- the LOC134038597 gene encoding cGMP-dependent protein kinase 1-like, protein MGTLRDMQFALQMKIEELRQRDSLIDELELELDTKDDLIRQLQTELDKHRNALQHPGHTEDSESTDPLGPGPSTTVPDEPQRTKRQAISAEPTALDPAQLTHVTLTSYSKSKESRDLIQRALLENDFMKHLEHGQILTIMDCMHPTSLAQGCCVIQEGDDGSLVYVLEEGLVEVTKEGKKLCTINPGKVFGELAILYNCTRTATVTALTDITLWAIDRQGFQTIMMRTGLIKHSQYMEFIHSVPSFQSLPEDVLSKVADVMEETHYSDGDYIIRQGATGDTFFIISEGQLTVSKQESGNEEPVFITTLSRGDWFGEQALKGEDVRTASLTAVGDVTCLVIDRESFKQLIGGLGEVNKEQYDSDELKAKLEAEAGFFSSVSLSDFHVICTLGMGGFSRVELVQLKSDTTRSFAMKVLKKRHILDTSQQGHILSERRIMMEAHSPFTVRLYRTFRDAKYLYMLLEACMGGELWTLLRDRGSFDDGMTRFYTGCIVEALGFLHCRGIIYRDLKPENIILDRSGYAKLVDFGFAKKVGLGKKTWTFCGTPEYVAPEIILNKGHDTSADCWSLGILVYELLSGSPPFSGSDPMKTYNIILRGIDMVEFPKKIIKSAANLIKRLCRDNPSERLGNQKNGVKDIQKHKWFEGFNWEGLRQETLAPPFIPTVEGPLDTSNFDVFPDDSDDPPPDEESGWDEEF, encoded by the exons ATGGGTACCCTGCGGGATATGCAGTTCGCATTGCAGATGAAGATTGAGGAGCTTCGGCAACGAGACTCCCTCATAGATGAGCTGGAACTCGAGCTGGACACTAAAGATGACCTGATTCGCCAGTTACAGACCGAACTGGACAAACACCGCAACGCTCTCCAACATCCTGGTCACACGGAGGATTCTGAGAGTACAG ACCCTTTAGGACCCGGTCCGTCCACTACGGTGCCTGATGAACCGCAGCGCACCAAGAGACAGGCCATTTCTGCCGAGCCCACAGCTCTGGATCCAGCCCAGCTCACACATGTCACCCTCACCAGCTACAGCAAGAGCAAAGA GTCTAGAGATCTGATTCAGAGGGCTCTGTTGGAGAATGACTTCATGAAGCATCTAGAACATGGACAG ATTCTGACCATAATGGACTGCATGCACCCTACCAGTCTGGCCCAGGGCTGCTGTGTCATCCAGGAGGGAGATGATGGCTCCCTGGTCTACGTGCTGGAGG agGGTTTGGTAGAGGTGACTAAAGAAGGAAAGAAGCTGTGCACCATCAACCCAGGAAAAGTATTTGGCGAACTAGCCATCCTGTACAACTGTACCCGCACTGCTACAGTTaccg caCTGACAGATATAACATTGTGGGCAATCGACAGACAAGGCTTCCAGACCATTATGATGCGAACTGGCCTCATTAAACACTCCCAGTACATGGAGTTCATCCACAG tgttccTTCGTTCCAGTCGTTGCCAGAGGATGTTCTCAGTAAGGTGGCAGATGtcatggaggag actCATTACAGTGATGGTGATTACATCATTCGCCAGGGTGCTACAGGGGACACCTTCTTCATCATCAGCGAGGGCCAG CTGACGGTCAGTAAACAGGAATCAGGCAATGAGGAGCCTGTCTTTATAACCACACTCTCCAGAGGAGACTGGTTTGGAGAGCAAGCGCTGAAAGG AGAGGACGTCCGTACGGCCAGTCTCACCGCTGTGGGGGACGTCACCTGCCTGGTCATTGATAGAGA GTCTTTCAAGCAGCTCATCGGGGGCCTGGGTGAGGTCAACAAAGAGCAGTATGACAGTGATGAGCTGAAGGCCAA GTTGGAGGCAGAGGCTGGGTTCTTCTCCAGTGTGTCTCTTTCTGATTTCCACGTCATCTGCACCCTCGGTATGGGCGGTTTCAGTAGAGTGGAGctg GTTCAGTTGAAGAGCGACACCACTCGCTCGTTCGCCATGAAGGTTCTGAAGAAGCGGCACATCCTGGACACCAGCCAGCAGGGTCACATCCTGTCAGAGAGACGTATTATGATGGAGGCTCATAGCCCCTTTACCGTGAG GCTGTACAGAACGTTCCGAGATGCGAAGTACCTCTACATGCTGTTAGAAGCCTGCatgggaggagagctgtggacGCTGCtaagagacag GGGCTCGTTCGACGATGGGATGACGCGCTTCTACACAGGTTGCATCGTGGAGGCTTTGGGCTTCCTCCATTGCAGAGGAATCATCTACAGGGATCTGAAACCTGAGAACATCATCCTGGACCGGAGTGGATACGCAAAGCTg gtgGATTTTGGCTTCGCCAAGAAGGTGGGTCTGGGGAAGAAGACCTGGACGTTCTGTGGGACTCCGGAGTACGTGGCCCCGGAGATCATCCTCAACAAGGGCCACGACACCTCGGCGGACTGCTGGTCCCTGGGCATCCTGGTGTACGAGCTGCTGAGCGGCAG tccaccTTTCTCTGGTTCAGACCCAATGAAAACCTATAACATCATCCTGAGAGGCATTGACATGGTTGAGTTCCCCAAGAAAATCATCAAGAGTGCGGCTAACCTCATCAAGCGTCTCTGCAG agacAATCCTTCGGAGAGGCTGGGCAACCAGAAAAACGGCGTGAAGGACATCCAGAAACACAA ATGGTTCGAGGGGTTCAACTGGGAGGGCCTACGTCAGGAGACACTGGCGCCCCCGTTCATCCCGACT GTGGAAGGGCCGCTAGACACCAGCAACTTTGACGTTTTCCCCGACGACAGCGACGACCCTCCCCCCGACGAGGAGTCTGGCTGGGATGAGGAGTTCTGA
- the stc1l gene encoding stanniocalcin 1, like has protein sequence MFAKFVLISLCLAVSLTLGTAASFQSDPEEASTRRARFSANSPSDVARCLTGALTVGCGTFACLENSTCDTDGMHEICELFLQTASTFDTQGKIFVKESLRCIANGVTSKVFQTIRRCSEFQKMIAEVQEECYSKLDICSVAQGNPDTIGEVVQVPAHFPNKYYSTLLRSLLTCDEQTVSVVRAGLVSRLGPDTKTLYLLLQNKPCPSGSGSAPGSAPGQGAGGWRYPMASPIFTIQSSQNGRDPNHLFAKRSLKESETE, from the exons ATGTTTGCCAAATTTgtcttgatctctctctgcctcgccgTCTCCCTCACCTTGGGGACCGCGGCTTCCTTTCAATCAGACCCAGAAGAGGCATCCACCCGCCGGGCCCGCTTCTCTGCCAACAGCCCCT CGGACGTGGCCAGGTGTTTGACCGGGGCTCTAACGGTGGGCTGCGGAACTTTCGCTTGTCTGGAGAACTCCACCTGTGATACTGATGGAATGCACGAAATCTGCGAACTTTTCCTCCAAACAGCCTCAACCTTCGACACGCAG GGGAAGATTTTCGTGAAGGAGAGCCTTCGTTGTATCGCAAACGGTGTCACATCTAAAGTGTTCCAGACCATTCGCCGCTGTTCAGAGTTCCAGAAGATGATTGCTGAG GTGCAGGAGGAGTGTTACTCCAAGCTGGACATCTGTAGTGTGGCTCAAGGCAACCCTGACACCATTGGAGAGGTGGTGCAGGTACCTGCACACTTCCCCAATAA atATTACAGCACTCTGCTCAGGTCTCTCCTCACCTGTGACGAGCAGACGGTGTCTGTGGTCAGAGCAGGCCTGGTGTCCAGGCTCGGACCAGACACCAAAACCCTGTACCTGCTCCTGCAGAACAAGCCCTGCCCCTCCGGGTCCGGCTCCGCCCCCGGCTCCGCCCCCGGCCAGGGAGCTGGGGGCTGGCGCTACCCGATGGCGTCGCCCATTTTCACTATTCAGTCCAGCCAAAACGGACGGGACCCCAACCACCTGTTTGCTAAGAGATCTCtgaaggagagtgagacagagtag
- the fgfr1b gene encoding fibroblast growth factor receptor 1b, with product MFTPNWTLLVLLGLLLQCHLNQARPALSETDTDSADLLASSEDEEDDESSSEENKLSSNQKLQPMLPQWVAPDKMEKRLHAVPASKTVKFRCQATGNPAPTLQWYKNGKEFRKDQRIGGFKIRDHIWTLIMESVVPSDKGNYTCVVRNDHGSLSHTYQLDVVERSPHRPILQAGLPANRTAVVGSNVEFVCRVFSDPQPHIQWLKHISMNGSRVGPEGGPYVRVLKTAGLNTTDKEMEVLTLKNVSLEDTGQYTCLAGNSIGVSHHSAWLSVVEDRPPSPVPSQAYLEIFIYCFGFFIIILMVSIAAVCRLYCVPKKSDFSSQLTVHKLAKSIPLRRQVSIDSSSSLQSGVCLVRQSRLSGGATPTLSGVSEYELPNDPQWSCPETGAVPGEASGEGCFGQVVQAEAVGVDKDKPSRLTKVAVKMLKADATEKDLSDLISEMEMMKMIGKHKNIINLLGACTQGGPLYVVVEYASQGNLREYLRARRPVGLEYWSGPSQAPLGSLALRKLVSAAYQVARGMAYLASQKSVPRDLAARNVLVTDDNVMKIADFGLARDIHHIDYYKKTTNGRLPVKWMAPEALFDRIYTHQSDVWSFGVLLWEIFTLGGSPYPGVPVEELFKLLKEGHRMDRPSACTQELYLMMRDCWHAVPSRRPTFLQLVEDLDHTLSLMANQEYLDLSVPLVQYTRVGSDTYSSSASVVSRSTT from the exons ATGTTCACCCCCAACTGGACCCTGCTGGTCCTTCTTGGCCTCCTGCTCCAGTGCCATCTGAACCAGGCCCGACCGGCCCTCTCCGAAACCGACACAGACTCGG CTGACCTGCTGGCTTCTtcggaagatgaggaggatgacgaGTCGTCCTCTGAAGAGAATAAGCTGTCCAGCAATCAGAAGCTGCAAC cgatGCTCCCTCAGTGGGTAGCCCCTGATAAGATGGAGAAGAGGCTCCACGCAGTTCCCGCCAGCAAAACGGTCAAGTTCCGCTGCCAAGCAACAGGGAACCCCGCTCCCACCCTCCAGTGGTACAAAAACGGCAAAGAGTTCCGCAAGGACCAGCGGATCGGAGgcttcaag ATCCGGGACCACATCTGGACCCTGATCATGGAGTCCGTGGTCCCCTCCGACAAGGGCAACTACACGTGCGTGGTGAGGAACGACCACGGcagcctgtcacacacataccagctGGACGTCGTAG aacgTTCACCTCACAGACCTATCCTCCAGGCGGGTCTGCCGGCCAATCGTACGGCGGTCGTGGGTAGCAATGTGGAGTTTGTGTGTCGCGTGTTCAGCGACCCCCAGCCTCATATTCAGTGGCTCAAACACATCAGCATGAACGGCAGCAGAGTGGGGCCCGAGGGGGGGCCCTACGTACGCGTCCTGaag acAGCAGGGCTGAACACCACAGACAAGGAGATGGAGGTGTTGACTCTGAAGAACGTGTCTCTGGAAGATACTGGACAGTACACCTGTCTGGCTGGGAACTCCATTGGGGTGTCCCACCACTCTGCATGGCTCTCCGTGGTCgaag accgGCCCCCCTCTCCTGTACCGTCCCAGGCCTACTTGGAAATCTTCATCTACTGCTTTGgcttcttcatcatcatcctcatggtTTCCATAGCAGCCGTTTGCCGACTCTACTGTGTTCCCAAGAAGAGCGACTTCAGTAGCCAGCTGACGGTCCACAAGCTCGCTAAGAGTATACCCCTCAGGAGACAG GTGTCCATAgactcctcgtcctccctgcagTCGGGCGTGTGCCTGGTGCGTCAGTCGCGCCTCTCCGGTGGAGCCACGCCCACCCTGTCCGGTGTGTCGGAGTACGAGCTTCCCAACGATCCGCAGTGGAGCTGCCCAGAGACAGGT gctgtccCTGGGGAAGCGTCTGGCGAGGGCTGCTTCGGCCAGGTGGTTCAGGCCGAGGCGGTGGGCGTCGACAAAGACAAGCCCAGCCGCCTCACCAAGGTGGCCGTTAAGATGCTCAAAG CGGACGCCACGGAGAAGGACCTGTCTGACCTGATCTCCGAGATggagatgatgaagatgattggCAAACACAAGAACATCATCAACCTGCTTGGGGCCTGCACCCAgggcg GTCCCCTGTATGTGGTGGTGGAGTACGCGTCTCAGGGCAACCTGCGGGAGTACCTGCGTGCCCGGAGGCCCGTGGGGCTGGAGTACTGGAGCGGGCCCTCGCAGGCCCCCCTGGGCAGCCTGGCGCTCCGGAAGCTGGTGTCTGCAGCCTACCAGGTGGCCCGGGGCATGGCCTACCTCGCCTCCCAAAAGTCGGTTCCC AGAGACCTCGCAGCCAGGAATGTGCTTGTCACCGACGACAACGTGATGAAGATAGCAGACTTCGGCCTGGCCAGAGACATCCACCACATTGACTACTACAAGAAAACCACCAAT GGTCGTCTGCCTGTCAAGTGGATGGCACCAGAAGCGCTGTTTGACCGCATCTACACACACCAGAGTGACGT CTGGTCTTTTGGTGTTCTGCTGTGGGAGATCTTCACTCTGGGGGGATCTCCTTACCCTGGTGTTCCCGTGGAGGAACTCTTTAAACTCCTCAAGGAGGGACATCGAATGGACAGGCCCTCTGCATGCACACAggagct GTACCTGATGATGCGGGACTGTTGGCATGCAGTGCCCTCACGCAGACCCACTTTCCTGCAGCTGGTGGAGGATCTagaccacaccctctctctcatggcTAACCAG GAGTATCTggatctgtctgtccctctggtCCAGTACACTCGCGTGGGTTCTGACACctactcctcctctgcctccgtcGTCTCCCGGAGCACCACGTAG
- the kctd9b gene encoding BTB/POZ domain-containing protein KCTD9b, whose protein sequence is MRRVTIFVNGSSSNGKVVAVYGSLDDLLSVASAKLGIRATNVYNGNGGLMDDIALIRDDDVLYVSEGHSFDDQQEDPVGSGRCLTHTDWLTLNVGGRCFTTTRSTLVSKQPESMLAHMFRDKDVWGNRQDSQGAYLIDRSPEYFEPILNYLRHGQLIINEGINPLGVLEEARFFGIEQLAEQLETLIKASQPPGDHSPLTRKEFVRFLLATSTKSELRCQGLNFSGADLSRLDLRCINFKMANLSSANLTHANLSGANLERADLSSACLDGANLLGVMMLCSNAEGASLRGCNFEDPAGVKANLEGANLKGVDMEGSQMTGINLRVATLKNAKLKNCNLRGATLAGTDLENCDLSGCDLQEANLRGSNVKGAIFEEMLTALHMSQSVR, encoded by the exons ATGAGGAGAGTTACGATATTTGTCAACGGAAGTTCTTCTAATGGAAAG GTCGTGGCGGTTTATGGCTCGCTTGATGACCTATTGTCCGTCGCAAGCGCCAAACTGGGAATACGAGCTACAAACGTTTATAACGGGAACGGCGGTCTTATGGACGACATAGCGCTGATAAG AGATGACGATGTGCTCTACGTATCCGAAGGACACTCCTTCGACG atcaACAAGAGGATCCTGTTGGTTCAGGGAGatgtctgacacacactgactggcTAACTCTAAATGTTGGGGGACGATGCTTCACCACCACACG AAGTACACTGGTCAGTAAGCAGCCAGAGAGTATGCTGGCCCACATGTTCCGAGATAAAG acgtgTGGGGCAATAGGCAGGATTCTCAGGGGGCATATTTGATCGATCGCAGCCCTGAATACTTTGAGCCAATCCTAAACTACCTGAGACATGGGCAACTCATCATTAACGAAGGCATCAACCCTCTAG GTGTACTGGAGGAAGCTCGCTTCTTTGGAATTGAGCAGCTGGCTGAACAACTGGAGACTCTGATAAAG GCTTCTCAGCCCCCTGGGGACCATTCCCCTCTGACCAGGAAGGAGTTTGTACGTTTCCTATTGGCCACGAGTACAAAGTCAGAGCTTCGCTGTCAG GGTCTGAACTTCAGCGGGGCCGACCTGTCTCGACTCGACCTGCGCTGCATAAACTTCAAAATGGCCAACCTGAGCTCAGCCAACCTCACCCATGCCAACCTCAGCGGTGCCAACCTGGAGAGGGCTGACCTGTCCTCGGCGTGCCTTGAC GGAGCGAACCTGCTGGGTGTTATGATGCTGTGCTCTAATGCCGAGGGGGCCTCGCTCCGAGGCTGTAACTTCGAGGACCCCGCAGGAGTCAAGGCCAAcctggagg GTGCCAACCTAAAGGGGGTGGATATGGAAGGTAGTCAGATGACCGGCATCAACCTGCGTGTGGCCACACTGAAGAATGCCAAACTGAAGAACTGCAACCTGAGAGGGGCTACGCTGGCCGGGACAGACCTGGAG AACTGTGACCTGTCCGGCTGTGACCTTCAGGAGGCCAATCTACGGGGCTCCAACGTCAAGGGGGCCATCTTTGAGGAGATGTTGACCGCCCTGCACATGTCCCAGAGCGTACGATGA
- the marchf5l gene encoding E3 ubiquitin-protein ligase MARCHF5, which produces MACVEEPPEKHCWVCFATEKEDRVAEWVSPCRCKGCTKWIHQTCLQRWLDEKQKGNSGGAVSCPQCGTEYSIMFPKMGPLVYFLQQADRALSRASPFAAAGVVVGTVYWSAVTYGAVTVMQVVGHKKGLDVMERADPLFLLMGLPTIPVMLVLGKMIRWEDYLLRLWQRHSSKLQLLLSGIGRPLPRVPADGGSGGDHLSVSRTLCGALVFPSIASLVGRLLFRRVPSSLQRTVLGGIAFVAMKGVLKVYFKQQQYLIQANRHILNYPERDQEREGEEQSEGGEEDTEDSGNE; this is translated from the exons ATGGCCTGCGTCGAGGAGCCGCCTGAGAA ACACTGTTGGGTGTGTTTTGCCACCGAAAAAGAGGACCGTGTTGCCGAGTGGGTGAGCCCCTGCAGGTGTAAGGGCTGTACCAAGTGGATTCACCAGACCTGTCTGCAGCGATGGCTTGACGAGAAGCAGAAGGGGAACAGCGGAGGAGCGGTCAGCTGCCCCCAATGTGGCACCGAGTACAGCATCATGTTCCCTAAGATGG GCCCGCTGGTGTACTTCctccagcaggcagacagagctcTGTCCCGGGCCAGTCCATTCGCCGCCGCCGGGGTCGTCGTGGGAACCGTCTACTGGTCCGCTGTAACATACGGAGCTGTGACTGTCATGCAG GTGGTGGGTCACAAGAAGGGACTGGATGTGATGGAACGAGCCGACCCTCTGTTCCTTCTGATGGGCTTGCCTACCATCCCCGTCATGCTGGTCCTGGGTAAGATGATCCGCTGGGAAGACTACCTGCTGAGGCTGTGGCAGAGACATTCCTCTAAACTCCAGCTGCTCCTGTCAG GTATAGGGCGGCCCTTGCCTCGCGTGCCGGCGGATGGAGGGAGCGGCGGGGATCACCTCTCCGTGTCCCGCACCCTGTGCGGAGCGCTCGTCTTCCCCTCCATCGCCAGTCTAGTTGGGCGGCTCCTGTTTCGTCGCGTGCCCTCCAGTCTCCAGCGGACCGTACTG GGCGGTATCGCGTTTGTGGCGATGAAGGGAGTGCTGAAGGTGTATTTCAAACAGCAGCAGTACCTCATTCAGGCCAATAGGCACATTCTTAACTACCCTGAGAGAGatcaggaaagagagggggaagaacagagtgaaggaggagaggaagacacgGAAGACAGCGGAAACGAGTAA
- the actr1b gene encoding actin related protein 1B — translation MESYDIIANQPVVIDNGSGVVKAGFAGDQIPKYCFPNYVGRPKHVRVMAGALEGDLFIGPKAEEHRGLLSVRYPMEHGIVKDWNDMERIWQYVYSKEQLQTFSEEHPVLLTEAPLNPSKNREKAAEIFFETFNVPALFISMQAVLSLYATGRTTGVVLDAGDGVTHAVPIYEGFAIPHSIMRVDIAGRDVSRYLRLLLRKEGYDFHTSAEFEVVRTIKERACYLSLNPQKDETIETEKSQYTLPDGSTLDIGPARFRAPELLFRPDLIGDESEGIHEVLAFAIQKSDMDLRRTLFSNIVLSGGSTLLKGFGDRMLSEVKKLAPKDVKIKISAPQERLYSTWIGGSILASLDTFKKMWVSKKEYEEDRTRAIHRKTF, via the exons ATGGAGTCTTACGACATTATAGCAAACCAGCCGGTCGTGATTGACAAT GGGTCAGGTGTTGTCAAAGCTGGCTTTGCAGGAGACCAAATCCCCAAATACTGCTTCCCCAACTA TGTGGGTCGTCCGAAGCATGTACGCGTGATGGCAGGAGCTCTGGAGGGAGATCTCTTCATCGGACCAAAGGCTGAG gaGCACAGGGGCTTGCTGTCAGTACGGTATCCAATGGAGCATGGGATAGTGAAGGACTGGAATGACATGGAGAGGATCTGGCAGTACGTCTACTCCAAGGAGCAGCTGCAGACCTTCTCAGAGGAG cATCCCGTGTTGCTGACCGAGGCGCCCCTCAACCCCAGCAAGAACCGGGAGAAAGCCGCCGAGATCTTCTTCGAGACGTTCAACGTCCCCGCCCTCTTCATTTCCATGCAGGCCGTCCTCAGTCT CTATGCCACGGGCCGCACCACGGGCGTGGTGTTGGACGCGGGCGACGGCGTGACCCACGCGGTGCCCATCTACGAGGGCTTCGccatcccccactccatcaTGCGGGTGGACATCGCCGGCCGCGACGTCTCCCGCTACCTCCGCCTGCTGCTGCGCAAGGAGGGCTACGACTTCCACACCTCGGCCGAGTTCGAGGTGGTCCGCACCATCAAAGAG CGAGCCTGCTACCTGTCCCTCAACCCCCAGAAAGACGAGACTATCGAAACGGAAAAGTCTCAGTACACGCTGCCTGACGGGAGCACGCTAgat ATTGGCCCGGCCAGGTTCAGGGCCCCGGAGCTGCTTTTTAGACCCGATCTGATAGGCGATGAGAGCGAAGGTATTCACGAGGTTCTGGCCTTCGCTATCCAGAAGTCTGACATGGACCTGCGGCGCACGCTATTCTCCAACATCGTACTGTCTGGAGGGTCCACACTGctcaaag GATTCGGGGACAGGATGCTCAGCGAAGTCAAGAAACTCGCACCCAAAGACGTCAAGATCAAG ATCTCCGCCCCTCAGGAGAGACTGTACTCTACGTGGATTGG TGGTTCCATCTTGGCGTCGTTGGACACCTTCAAGAAGATGTGGGTGTCCAAGAAGGAGTACGAGGAGGACCGAACGCGTGCCATCCACAGGAAGACCTTCTAA